From Helicoverpa armigera isolate CAAS_96S chromosome 17, ASM3070526v1, whole genome shotgun sequence, one genomic window encodes:
- the LOC126055785 gene encoding histone-lysine N-methyltransferase ash1 isoform X1 — MGTELPKTHDSSGDSDSNSDSENSSTSDSSRSEWECSDSKQSASRKAHFSVTSCDTGLKLKIAAIPQRKVSPKRTNKPSVKKKLTNKGQSKDRTPVKKKSQLSDTTSSSESCSKCSSDSSSDDDLPLKAVSKSLPSKCSAKTPTKVKNTNAKADSEDGRKPCEIKESAAKLNNKEKQCASKTNVSVKKTKSDESTHDAPLKRGRGRPRTKFASGAAESVACGTSSSSSSSSSSSSSSSSSSSSSDSDTADAAGGTAHASPDDSNAALAADCQLQLIDDADLAELFPEQTSSAPAQQPNFSTFTVHNAAPDNDDKSIADNGDGSSSEMELTPQLVTAAIQRATADSSGSENECSNSDTGHQNTTHYASSLLQQFVAQTQLLSSTAPLTSINTAASSSLSCGLNPSSLDGVGTISDCVLGQINTLPEITPIAPNFLSSSQHLSPQQTEELSQNYKDLEEIASVADSVDISMTNPPSLEDCVDNNDFMTLDITQGGSELGSANDLLKSSPMTIVGTDLNHLSQIDSQKLDTISTNSIESQEDVKNVIVESRRKRGRPRKVRKADEFDNKGTESHKEAKSVVNVINFHNNNDPPNVSPDSGILSNHNSPTHSPLRRHDVDESHSRLGRKSIQKENTTRRAMRSKSKSRSLAQNRSDSSECDYQKKRIENEIKQIKTEAPSPVPLKQEQNKFEKNKKVDHKLDIAALDRMLYATDRVLYPPRKKVGRKPQSKTKSAKNTPKTLKDKNQYDSGDSDDDSVTTNRSVLSGVYAKRKELNSKLANLPKKNNKSFANNTWRDNQSENEAAADDPLDPTWKQIDLNPKYKDILSGYKSDHEFKPYKSCSRLIESGYKSDYGCRSGYKSDYYRSGYKSDHKSGYKSDKSGYKTDNSVRSMRRRMRKLKKTRSVRDRSYYKNQKHFVSDQEILVLTNKTFSSLTLGHSSSDSECESYLRKPSASPKYVSVCTKYPLASKYDFGFSKMSQKHVLRLNSSDPFAPGPVFSGLQRPVTTCNIFKVSNNNNNNTMLKSPNKATYIGNSLPALKPAFTHKFGSSPICIAAKVSGPKKENDSSFKYFSRTLSPKNRKQLKNGNTSFSSSSKKDAPPKPLPSIFEKAKNSYVPNKSLSRNVFLNFKKPHIKPSYHIKKHRRTVVLAPPKINLKPTERLSRVTVKTENKHHRHRSKRRHRSRSVSKCRETYTKAVDLVDQRFSQDMDNLISNFIKLCQIAPKLITNVTQNPPKTTEKTSTEAAPTKVVKRGSKKRKTSDNQEIATPTSKRRHKKQLAESQNKGGKDTNEHKLPLKKRHYHINSSTGNSLSLSLVTSEFDENSKNGNSPEKFLCTETDCTGDVQSNTPEDSPKLKVSTEKGKKNCDNAKASQVANNQDIKSLNNEVASKNTKANNNASADISVKINENNSTPTKNHSPNSQTDDELSIKKPTSEQSELSKKIYETSEKLKAVHKMVHDLEKSLPKSKDQEVKPESNKQETNKVSSPRSENKSSPTRHSAPIVTPKKRHRLEADKVISHSSLDQVVQSLSKKLSEEKSVTSSDAKETKDVNQNNSKEDSKEAEKSDTAMSNSNTTSPNNANMDPLKSMSARSLYKSSIPPAQKSEIMTRKKNRLEGLTSNLVSKINPSAATKVLDTLLNNNIRKSIESRILEKEKNSSEPSGKATDEKIKNKEISQISTRATVIKSPVSKGKVLDTKKSKASEPHVEQTLVVNVDKPTGIFEPSIDLEDQIPKSSICVSNVLADANKAKSKAKTNDSKAANSLLAPIDTESEIPLALISETPDPIIRPKRGESIAAVISDKLQETTGGHNLRQTKRNLNTDTEEPNDNKKKKKANNILRESKLVLPARVLVPKVQAERLAIADSAKKISLTTKKSEANDSSDNKTVETSKKKTRRRKAINRTGFPNIKRKKKKIESSNITSDSHFTSDTDNNSAFERVPKDGEAMSSFLERTSSKKPELKVVLNKDECPKQGRLTVVALEKLQGKDVPSDNNNKVSKTADTVATEKKTSSSILRAPALQLKSKTEKEVKNHINKWEVLSETDSIPSLASSLSNDPEDSIPLSLLNLKSDRPVSRLDNLERLKRKTRAVSPSPEIEEIFSKRKVVERNCKIGLRPKSSLAVLCPSERRQTRSSDNTAEEPKITKAKKPEVKKTVVETEKVTKPVAIANRRKSRSCQMNKKREVQSSSRESSLDTVVSRKFDSKSREPSLDTLENDPLPLNEKEIDFEKSIDVLSKNIICKKRVASSRDDSPASSVDNRDKPVISKRNPRLRKKFLAAGLFSDYYKEDPKPEGKGKNLVTQTEFPPGLLAPPPYCERWVRRRLQHFSLPYDIWWQQHYNQPVPSWNYKKIRTNVYYDVKPSAEECESVACNCAPASGCNEDCINRLVYSECSPQLCPCGDRCKNQRIQRHEWASGLEKFMTENKGWGVRTKHRITSGDFILEYVGEVVSDKEFKERMATRYARDTHHYCLHLDGGLVIDGHRMGGDGRFVNHSCRPNCEMQKWTSNGTFRMALFALRDIDPGEELTYDYNFSLFNPAVGQPCKCDSEDCRGVIGGKSQRITKQPVKTQSRTPSNASNQSQSSNGHQPRVGRPRKAVKCNKKSEQQAVSTCDIKTMTILKYQQHLNKLWQEPQMKPLTAKEKNIVKERHCFLLRNLDNVRRIRDRINLAIPGSPPPAAPAPSTAPALPAPAPAVPVAPTTSCTVDPLAPARSVDEAGALARLRALRDVTRPPRPKDDPTLPKEQRLNVVLKAICRAVKEVKDEKDRPLYTQLVRSKAERGKAPEGGPADLAAIETELEAGHYDTLAKFDSDVSSLLSSILREHGRLSTMGAAAAQIKKVYNSVKTDYADMLTKILGPDEPLPPGFLQKTKTEEVIMCICGLHVEEGLMVQCGGAGCGVWQHARCMRVTDTSVPHYCHHCQNTKVDREIPLDEYTEEGHQFYLSLMRGELQVRQGDTVYVLRDIPIDEKNPDVSQKNGDKADKPDSPKTKRVDRKKVKNIAKNKDKTEETAQNKEGEVRKHTYQTIGEISVSELDIFRVERLWKHKDTQERYVYGHHYLRPHETFHEPTRKFFHNEVMRVPLYEAVPIELVMSQCWVMDLNTYCKGRPVGALEPHVYICELRVDRGARLFTRSSRHKYPVCTRPYAFDHFPHRLKITRTYAPHEVSPEYLKGKAAKNAATTDKNKTASKDVKKKTATPAITDAGKSCVSTSGGGSSAVQSRSARAERVNLLARRLLARLGWRGAALDASYLLAPRRARRSVS, encoded by the exons TTCGCATCGGGTGCGGCGGAGAGCGTGGCTTGTGGAACTAGTTCGTCATCATCAAGCTCTTCgtcgtcatcgtcatcatcatcttcgtcATCATCGTCTTCGGACTCTGACACCGCGGATGCCGCAGGCGGCACCGCACATGCTTCACCAGATGACTCCAATGCTGCACTGGCCGCGGACTGTCAACTACAG CTCATCGACGATGCAGACCTTGCGGAACTATTTCCAGAACAAACATCGAGCGCGCCGGCGCAACAGCCCAATTTCTCGACCTTTACTGTCCACAACGCGGCGCCGGATAACGACGACAAGTCCATTGCTGATAATG GTGATGGATCCAGTAGTGAAATGGAACTTACGCCTCAGCTGGTGACAGCTGCTATACAAAGGGCGACCGCCGATTCATCAGGATCGGAAAATGAGTGTTCCAACTCGGACACGGGGCATCAGAACACCACGCACTACGCTTCCAGCTTGCTTCAGCAATTTGTTGCCCAAACTCAACTGCTGAGCAGTACGGCGCCTTTAACATCGATTAATACGGCAGCGTCATCTTCACTGTCCTGTGGATTAAATCCATCATCGCTAGACGGCGTCGGGACAATCAGCGATTGTGTACTTGGCCAAATAAATACTTTGCCAGAAATAACTCCCATCGCGCCAAACTTTTTATCATCGAGCCAACATTTGAGTCCGCAGCAGACAGAAGAGctttcacaaaattataaagaCCTCGAAGAGATTGCTTCTGTTGCGGATTCTGTGGATATATCAATGACAAATCCACCGAGTCTAGAAGATTGTGTCGATAATAATGACTTCATGACATTAGATATCACTCAAGGAGGCTCCGAACTAGGAAGTGCTAATGATTTGTTAAAAAGTTCGCCTATGACTATAGTTGGCACAGATTTAAATCACCTAAGTCAAATTGATTCTCAAAAGTTAGACACAATCAGCACAAACTCAATTGAATCTCAGGAAGATGTGAAAAATGTTATCGTAGAGTCTAGAAGAAAAAGAGGCAGGCCTCGGAAAGTTCGAAAAGCTGACGAATTTGACAACAAAGGTACTGAATCTCATAAAGAAGCAAAATCTGTAGTAAACGTAATAaattttcacaataataatGACCCTCCGAATGTTTCTCCAGATTCTGGAATACTCTCGAATCACAACTCCCCCACGCATTCCCCGCTGAGACGTCACGATGTTGACGAAAGCCACAGTAGACTAGGTAGGAAATCTATTCAAAAGGAAAACACAACGAGAAGAGCCATGAGATCAAAATCCAAAAGCAGGAGCCTCGCTCAGAACAGATCAGATTCTAGTGAATGTGATTACCAGAAAAAGagaattgaaaatgaaattaaacaaattaaaacggaAGCTCCATCTCCAGTTCCACTTAAACAGgaacaaaataaatttgaaaagaATAAGAAGGTTGACCATAAACTTGATATAGCTGCATTAGATAGAATGTTATATGCAACAGACAGGGTATTGTATCCTCCTAGAAAAAAGGTTGGGCGTAAACCGCAAAGTAAAACGAAGTCTGCTAAAAACACGCCTAAAACTTTAAAAGACAAAAATCAGTATGACTCTGGTGATAGTGACGACGATTCTGTAACTACCAACAGGTCTGTGTTATCAGGTGTTTATGCAAAACGTAAAGAATTAAATAGCAAGCTTGCAAACTTACccaaaaagaataataaatcgTTTGCTAACAACACCTGGCGAGATAATCAAAGTGAGAATGAAGCAGCTGCAGATGACCCATTAGACCCAACTTGGAAACAAATCGATCTGAATCCTAAATATAAAGACATCTTGTCGGGTTATAAAAGTGACCATGAAtttaaaccctataaaagctgtAGTCGTCTGATAGAGTCGGGCTATAAGAGCGATTACGGCTGTAGATCTGGATATAAAAGTGATTACTACCGTTCGGGCTATAAAAGTGACCACAAGTCGGGTTACAAGAGCGATAAATCGGGATATAAAACAGACAACAGTGTAAGGAGCATGCGGAGACGCATGAGGAAATTAAAGAAGACTAGGTCAGTAAGAGATAGGTCGTATTATAAAAACCAGAAACATTTTGTATCAGATCAAGAGATACTTGTCTtgacaaataaaacattcagcAGCCTAACTTTAGGTCACAGCTCAAGTGATTCGGAGTGTGAAAGCTACTTGCGAAAACCCAGTGCGAGTCCTAAGTATGTAAGTGTTTGCACAAAATATCCACTAGCATCAAAGTATGACTTCGGGTTTTCAAAGATGAGCCAAAAGCACGTGTTAAGACTGAACTCATCAGATCCTTTCGCTCCTGGCCCAGTGTTTAGTGGTTTACAGCGGCCAGTAACAACTTGTAATATATTCAAAGTGAGtaacaacaacaataacaatactATGCTGAAGTCTCCAAACAAAGCCACATACATCGGCAATTCTTTGCCAGCACTAAAACCTGCATTTACTCATAAATTTGGATCGTCACCGATTTGCATAGCTGCTAAAGTTTCTGGACCGAAGAAGGAAAAtgatagtagttttaaatacttttcGAGAACGTTATCCCCTAAGAACCGTAAACAACTAAAAAACGGAAATACTTCGTTTTCGAGCTCGTCCAAAAAAGATGCTCCGCCTAAGCCGCTTCCTAGTATTTTCGAAAaagctaaaaatagttatgttccGAACAAATCCTTATCGAGGAATGTTTTTCTAAATTTTAAGAAGCCACATATAAAGCCATCTTACCACATCAAGAAACATAGACGCACAGTGGTTTTAGCACCtcctaaaataaatctaaaacctACGGAGAGACTTTCGAGGGTAACTGTTAAGACAGAGAATAAACATCATCGACATAGAAGTAAAAGACGGCATCGATCTAGATCTGTTTCTAAATGCAGGGAAACATATACAAAAGCTGTAGACCTCGTTGATCAAAGGTTTAGTCAAGATATGGACAACTtgatatcaaattttattaaattgtgtcaaatagCACCAAAATTAATTACGAATGTCACACAAAATCCGCCTAAAACTACAGAGAAGACATCCACCGAAGCAGCTCCTACTAAAGTGGTTAAAAGAGGATCGAAGAAACGCAAAACTTCGGACAATCAGGAAATTGCTACACCTACGTCTAAACGGAGACACAAAAAACAGCTAGCAGAATCTCAGAATAAAGGTGGAAAAGATACTAATGAGCATAAATTGCCCCTCAAAAAGCGGCATTATCACATTAACTCCTCTACAGGTAACTCATTGAGTCTTAGCTTAGTAACATCAGAATTTGACGAGAATTCTAAGAATGGAAATAGTCCCGAAAAGTTCTTATGCACCGAGACTGATTGTACTGGTGATGTCCAAAGTAATACACCCGAAGATTCGCCCAAACTAAAAGTATCGACAGAAAAAGGCAAAAAGAACTGTGATAATGCAAAAGCATCCCAAGTCGCCAACAATCAGGACATCAAAAGTCTTAATAATGAAGTAGCATcgaaaaatacaaaagcaaATAACAACGCATCTGCAGATATTTccgttaaaataaatgaaaacaatagCACACCTACTAAGAACCATTCTCCGAATTCCCAAACTGATGATGAACTATCTATCAAGAAACCGACATCGGAGCAATCGGAACTTTCTAAGAAGATATATGAAACGTCCGAAAAGTTGAAGGCGGTTCATAAAATGGTGCATGATTTAGAGAAATCTTTACCTAAATCTAAAGACCAGGAAGTGAAACCAGaatcaaataaacaagaaacaaataaagtttcttCACCAAGATCCGAAAATAAATCTTCGCCTACACGACATTCCGCACCTATTGTAACACCGAAGAAGCGACATAGACTTGAAGCAGATAAGGTTATATCACATTCGAGTCTAGATCAAGTAGTACAGTCTTTGTCCAAGAAGCTATCTGAAGAAAAATCGGTCACATCTTCAGATGCGAAAGAAACCAAGGatgttaatcaaaataattccaAGGAAGATTCTAAAGAGGCTGAAAAGTCAGATACTGCAATGTCTAATAGTAATACAACATCGCCAAACAACGCGAATATGGACCCGTTGAAGAGTATGTCTGCTCGATCCTTATATAAAAGTTCAATCCCACCCGCTCAGAAGTCTGAAATAATGACGCGTAAAAAGAATAGATTGGAAGGTTTAACAAGTAATCtagtttctaaaataaatcCAAGTGCAGCTACTAAGGTTTTAGATAcactactaaataataatatacgtaAATCTATAGAATCTCGTATTTTAGAAAAGGAGAAAAATAGTTCAGAACCTTCTGGTAAGGCGACTGATGAAaagattaaaaacaaagaaatatctCAAATTAGCACAAGGGCAACAGTAATTAAGTCTCCAGTCTCGAAAGGCAAAGTTTTGGACACTAAAAAGTCCAAGGCATCAGAACCTCATGTTGAACAAACGCTTGTTGTGAATGTCGACAAACCAACTGGTATATTTGAACCATCAATTGATTTGGAAGACCAGATTCCCAAGTCTTCCATTTGTGTCAGTAATGTTTTGGCTGATGCAAATAAAGCCAAATCTAAAGCTAAAACGAATGACTCTAAAGCGGCTAATTCTCTATTAGCTCCTATTGACACTGAATCCGAGATACCGTTGGCATTAATATCAGAAACACCTGACCCGATTATAAGGCCAAAACGGGGAGAATCAATAGCTGCAGTCATATCAGATAAACTTCAAGAAACAACTGGTGGTCATAATTTacgacaaacaaaaagaaatttGAATACAGACACTGAAGAGCCAAACGAtaataagaaaaagaagaaggcTAATAATATTCTCAGAGAGAGTAAACTAGTTTTGCCTGCCAGGGTTTTAGTTCCAAAAGTACAAGCGGAACGTCTAGCCATCGCAGATTCAGCTAAGAAGATCAGCTTGACTACTAAAAAGTCCGAAGCTAATGATTCCAGTGACAATAAAACAGTGGAAACatcaaaaaagaaaactagaaGGCGCAAGGCGATTAATAGAACTGGCTTCCcaaatattaaaagaaagaagaagaagatcgAAAGTAGCAACATCACCTCGGATAGTCATTTCACCTCCGATACAGATAATAATTCTGCATTTGAGCGCGTGCCTAAAGATGGTGAAGCTATGAGTAGTTTCTTAGAACGTACTAGCAGTAAGAAACCAGAGCTTAAAGTAGTGCTAAATAAGGACGAATGTCCTAAACAAGGCAGATTGACTGTTGTAGCTCTTGAGAAATTACAAGGCAAAGATGTCCCAAGCGataacaataacaaagtttctaaaactgcTGATACTGTTGCTACTGAGAAAAAGACTAGTTCATCTATTTTAAGAGCACCAGCCCTTCAGCTTAAGAGTAAAACAGAGAAAGAggttaaaaatcatataaataaatgggAAGTTCTGAGTGAAACTGATAGTATTCCATCTCTGGCCAGTTCTCTTAGTAATGATCCCGAAGACAGCATACCATTGAgccttttgaatttaaaatctgATAGACCAGTTAGTCGTCTGGACAATTTGGAAAGGCTAAAACGCAAAACAAGGGCCGTGTCACCATCTCCTGAAATTGAAGAAATATTCTCTAAGAGAAAAGTTGTCGAGAGGAATTGCAAAATCGGCTTGAGACCAAAATCTAGTCTTGCAGTGTTATGTCCAAGTGAAAGAAGGCAGACCAGGAGTTCTGATAATACCGCTGAAGAACCGAAAATAACTAAAGCAAAGAAACCAGAAGTCAAGAAAACAGTAGTTGAAACTGAGAAGGTGACTAAGCCGGTTGCTATTGCAAATAGAAGAAAATCACGGTCTTgtcaaatgaacaaaaaaagaGAAGTCCAATCGAGTTCTCGAGAGAGTTCTTTAGACACCGTTGTAAGTCGCAAGTTTGATTCGAAGTCAAGAGAACCCTCGTTAGATACTCTCGAAAATGATCCTCTGCCGCTCAATGAGAAAGAGATCGATTTTGAGAAGAGTATCGATGTATTATCGAAAAATATCATTTGTAAGAAACGAGTGGCGTCATCTCGGGACGATAGCCCGGCAAGTAGTGTGGACAATAGGGACAAACCTGTAATATCGAAGAGGAATCCGCGCCTGCGCAAGAAATTCTTAGCTGCTGGTTTGTTCTCCGACTATTACAAGGAAGA TCCCAAACCCGAGGGTAAAGGCAAGAATCTAGTGACCCAAACTGAGTTCCCGCCTGGGTTGTTAGCTCCGCCGCCGTATTGTGAACGTTGGGTGCGTCGAAGACTGCAACACTTCTCACTGCCTTATGACATTTGGTGGCAACAGCATTATAACCAGCCTGTACCATCGTGGAATTATAAGAAGATACGCACAA atgTTTATTACGATGTGAAACCATCAGCGGAAGAATGTGAAAGCGTTGCGTGTAACTGTGCCCCCGCTTCGGGATGCAATGAGGACTGCATCAACAGATTGGTTTATTCCGAATGTTCGCCACAACTGTGTCCTTGCGg TGATAGGTGTAAGAATCAACGTATTCAGCGGCATGAATGGGCTTCGGGCTTGGAGAAGTTTATGACGGAGAATAAAGGTTGGGGTGTGCGAACCAAACACAGGATCACTTCGGGAGATTTTATCCTCGAGTATGTTGGAGAGGTCGTTTCTGATAAGGAGTTTAAG GAGCGGATGGCGACTCGATATGCTAGGGACACACATCATTATTGTCTACACCTAGACGGCGGTCTGGTTATAGACGGACACCGGATGGGAGGCGACGGACGATTCGTCAACCACTCTTGCAGGCCCAACTGTGAGATGCAGAAGTGGACCTCCAATG GCACCTTCCGAATGGCTCTCTTTGCCTTACGAGACATCGATCCTGGCGAGGAACTTACCTATGATTACAACTTCTCGCTGTTCaatcctgctgtgggtcag CCCTGCAAGTGTGATTCTGAGGACTGCCGAGGTGTGATCGGAGGTAAATCTCAAAGGATCACCAAACAACCAGTGAAAACTCAATCGCGGACACCATCTAACGCGTCGAACCAGTCTCAGAGTTCAAACGGCCATCAGCCGCGGGTCGGTCGGCCGCGCAAAGCGGTCAAATGTAACAAGAAATCTGAACAGCAAGCTGTGAGCACTTGCGATATTAAGACTATGACCATTCTCAAGTATCAACAACATCTGAATAAGTTGTGGCAGGAACCTCAGATGAAACCGCTCACGGCCAAGGAAAAGAACATCGTGAAGGAACGGCACTGCTTCCTTTTGAGAAACTTGgataat GTACGGCGTATCCGCGACCGCATCAACCTCGCTATCCCGGGCTCTCCACCACCGGCAGCCCCAGCCCCTTCCACCGCCCCCGCACTACCCGCGCCGGCCCCAGCGGTCCCAGTAGCACCCACTACATCATGCACTGTAGACCCACTAGCCCCGGCCCGCAGTGTGGACGAGGCCGGAGCACTGGCTAGACTGCGAGCGTTGCGTGACGTCACACGTCCGCCGCGACCGAAGGACGATCCTACACTGCCGAAGGAACAACGGTTGAATGTTGTGCTGAAGGCTATTTGCCGCGCGGTCAAGGAAGTTAAGG ACGAAAAAGACAGGCCACTGTATACACAACTAGTGCGATCTAAAGCCGAGCGAGGCAAAGCCCCGGAAGGCGGCCCAGCTGACTTGGCAGCCATTGAGACAGAATTAGAAGCCGGACATTACGACACACTGGCGAAGTTCGATTCGGATGTGTCATCGCTGTTGAGTTCCATCTTGCGAGAACATGGGCGCCTGTCAACTATGGGTGCTGCTGCCGCACAaattaaaaag GTGTATAATTCCGTGAAGACGGATTATGCGGATATGCTCACTAAAATACTTGGACCTGACGAACCCTTGCCTCCTGGGTTCTTGCAGAAAACTAAGACTG AGGAAGTAATCATGTGCATCTGCGGTCTGCACGTGGAGGAAGGGCTGATGGTGCagtgcggcggcgcgggctgCGGCGTGTGGCAGCACGCCAGGTGTATGCGCGTCACCGACACCAGTGTGCCGCACTACTGCCATCACTGCCAGAATACCAAG GTGGATCGTGAAATACCTTTAGACGAATACACGGAGGAAGGTCATCAGTTCTACCTGTCGCTAATGCGTGGCGAGTTACAAGTGCGACAAGGCGACACCGTCTACGTGTTGCGCGACATTCCTATTGACGAGAAGAACCCTGATGTCAGCCAGAAAAATGGCGACAAAGCGGATAAACCCGACTCGCCTAAAACTAAACGCGTCGATAGGAAGAAGGTTAAGAATATTGCGAAAAATAAAGATAAGACTGAAGAAACTGCGCAGAATAAG GAGGGTGAAGTTCGCAAGCACACGTACCAGACTATCGGCGAGATATCCGTATCAGAGCTGGACATATTCCGCGTGGAGCGTCTGTGGAAGCACAAGGACACGCAGGAGCGATACGTGTACGGACACCACTACCTGAGGCCGCACGAGACCTTCCACGAGCCCACTAGGAA GTTCTTCCACAACGAGGTGATGAGAGTACCACTATATGAAGCAGTGCCTATCGAACTTGTGATGTCGCAGTGTTGGGTCATGGATCTCAATACTTATTGCAAG GGTCGTCCAGTAGGTGCCCTGGAGCCGCACGTGTACATCTGCGAGCTGCGCGTGGACCGCGGCGCCCGCCTGTTCACGCGCTCGTCGCGGCACAAGTACCCCGTCTGCACCAGACCATACGCCTTCGACCACTTCCCGCACCGACTCAAGATTACTAGGACTTATGcg CCTCACGAAGTGTCTCCCGAATATCTGAAAGGCAAAGCAGCTAAGAATGCTGCCACTACTGACAAGAACAAAACTGCATCTAAGGATGTCAAAAAGAAAACAGCTACACCAGCAATTACGGATGCAGGAAAG AGTTGCGTGAGCACCAGCGGCGGCGGCAGCTCAGCTGTGCAGAGCCGCTCGGCGCGTGCGGAGCGCGTGAACTTGCTGGCGCGGCGGCTGCTGGCGCGGCTGGgctggcgcggcgcggcgctggaCGCCAGCTACCTGctggcgccgcgccgcgcgcgccgctCCGTCTCCTGA